The following coding sequences are from one Lolium rigidum isolate FL_2022 chromosome 6, APGP_CSIRO_Lrig_0.1, whole genome shotgun sequence window:
- the LOC124666230 gene encoding uncharacterized protein LOC124666230 has product MAFASLLVAPLPPPPTAAGAWRRRARPTPRRFVLAASSRGSGPVPPTFELLREQLLQLHAEADLTQSKANNARVRLVRLTEAAENLKKRAAVSVRMGKENEAVDLLVQKKKLTKALENIKERIELLDKLSTKLSEAISVKQNLLIEHTLHPGMPNGEDSNDEIRVFSGEVGAGVDGTESLPKSVEKGSFVVYSNLAAESDKNEPKMADSFTFSEDRDPTSSTKDRATYDDFVQHIDSQLNSLECEIEQYVNSQLATDVDIQQSINGKWHKLSTVLKLITETRERIAKILDNTVSETGSDGLR; this is encoded by the exons ATGGCCTTCGCGTCGTTGCTAGTGGCTCCGCTACCTCCCCCGCCTACTGCCGCgggggcatggcggcggcgcgcgagaccCACTCCTCGGAGATTCGTCCTGGCGGCTTCTAGCCGAGGCAGCGGCCCGGTCCCGCCGACGTTCGAGCTCCTGCGGGAGCAGCTCCTCCAACTCCACGCCGAAGCCGACCTGACCCAATCCAAAG CAAATAACGCTAGGGTACGGCTTGTGCGGTTGACCGAGGCTGCGGAGAATCTTAAGAAAAGAGCCGCGGTCAGTGTCCGGATGGGCAAAGAGAATGAGGCAGTGGACTTACTTGTGCAAAAGAAGAAGTTGACGAAAGCATTGGAGAACATAAAAGAGCGCATTGAGCTGCTTGACAAGCTTTCCACAAAGCTTAGTGAG GCTATTTCGGTGAAGCAAAATTTGTTAATTGAACACACATTGCATCCAGGGATGCCTAATGGTGAAGACTCCAATGACGAGATAAGAGTTTTCTCTGGTGAAGTTGGTGCTGGGGTAGATGGGACTGAATCTCTTCCCAAATCAGTTGAAAAGGGGTCTTTTGTGGTATATTCAAACTTGGCTGCCGAATCTGACAAAAATGAACCTAAGATGGCTGATAGCTTCACATTTTCCGAGGATCGGGACCCAACAAGCAGCACAAAGGATCGTGCTACATATGATGATTTTGTCCAGCATATTGATTCACAGCTGAATTCATTAGAATGTGAAATAGAGCAGTACGTCAATTCCCAATTAGCAACAGATGTGGACATTCAGCAGTCGATAAATGGCAAATGGCACAAATTGTCAACTGTGTTGAAGCTTATAACTGAAACTAGAGAAAG GATTGCGAAGATTTTGGATAATACAGTAAGTGAGACTGGATCTGATGGCTTGAGATGA
- the LOC124663305 gene encoding transcription repressor MYB5-like, whose translation MARRKPPSQSGAGSAEGQTAPLKRGPWTAEEDELLSRFVEREGEGRWRTLPRRAGLLRCGKSCRLRWMNYLRPDIKRGPIADDEEDLILRLHRVLGNRWSLIAGRLPGRTDNEIKNYWNSHLSKKLIAQGLDPRTHMPLPPAAASGKTAAAGRSHAIAAAPAPAAADKTVAALEPPQTPPPSATKPTSTADGTGCDRRDSPADGGDDDFAFAATMSLNAQGFDGFDDQFIAEYGGAVRGGGFDGVMACPMVDDDTFTSFLDSLISDKQFNGYLAEGDAADHKDAKNDQGGAH comes from the exons ATGGCACGACGGAAGCCGCCGTCGCAGAGCGGAGCCGGGAGCGCCGAGGGCCAGACGGCGCCGCTGAAGCGGGGGCCGtggacggcggaggaggacgagctGCTGTCGCGGTTCGTGGAGCGGGAGGGGGAAGGGCGGTGGCGCACGCTGCCGCGGCGCGCGGGGCTCCTGCGGTGCGGCAAGAGCTGCCGCCTCCGGTGGATGAACTACCTCAGGCCGGACATCAAGCGCGGCCccatcgccgacgacgaggaggacctcatcctccgcctccaccgcgtcCTCGGCAAccg gtgGTCGCTGATCGCCGGGAGGCTGCCGGGGCGCACGGACAACGAGATCAAGAACTACTGGAACTCGCACCTTAGCAAGAAGCTCATCGCCCAGGGCCTCGACCCGCGGACGCACATGCCGCTGCCGCCTGCTGCTGCTTCTGGCAAGACGGCAGCGGCTGGTCGCTCCCACGCAATCGCGGCAGCTCCAGCTCCTGCTGCTGCCGACAAGACGGTGGCGGCGCTCGAACCGCCGCAGACACCGCCTCCGTCAGCAACGAAACCAACCTCGACGGCCGATGGAACCGGATGCGACCGCCGTGACAGCCCAGCCGACGGAGGCGACGACGACTTCGCATTCGCAGCAACGATGAGCCTCAACGCCCAGGGCTTCGACGGATTCGATGACCAGTTCATTGCGGAGTACGGTGGTGCAGTTCGTGGAGGCGGCTTCGACGGCGTCATGGCGTGTCCGATGGTGGACGACGACACGTTCACCTCGTTCCTCGATTCTTTGATCAGCGACAAGCAGTTCAACGGCTACCTCGCCGAGGGCGACGCCGCTGATCACAAGGATGCGAAGAACGATCAGGGTGGCGCGCACTAG
- the LOC124666229 gene encoding two-pore potassium channel 3-like, with product MIAQPESCKLMNPSSKMSSMEEPLLPLVHRDQKHSTKKDGSKSCDDPNRCETSLHPESNVKGNSSATNHPPATRENTNIVFARTLQRVCSSPSMFTSIKEAPCAHELDEQSRAAQYAPSVTRQAIVSVILYISIGVIVYMTNVEGFKGKSTFKLVDGLYFTIISLCTIGYGDIVPCTTFTKVFTCLFLLIGVRFVDIMLNGLLTNVLDKQRTVLLSTMDDNKLNKVFDTYMIDAENKRSRGKMKVILALGVVAGSISVCTIIVHEVEGLNWIDSFYLSVISVTTVGYGDYGFSTTAGRLSATVCLLVSTLAVGKAFLFLTDLRMERRNRKTTKWILQKKMDNEPLAADLDQDASVSKSDFLIYKLKEMGKIDEKDMTVISDQFDQLGLAKCGNVALADIIVNL from the exons ATGATAGCCCAACCTGAGAGCTGCAAGCTCATGAATCCAAGCTCAAAAATGTCTTCCATGGAAGAGCCTCTGCTTCCACTAGTCCACCGCGATCAAAAGCACTCTACGAAGAAAGACGGAAGCAAATCTTGTGATGACCCAAACAGGTGTGAAACTTCCCTTCATCCAGAGAGTAACGTCAAAGGTAACTCCAGTGCCACCAATCATCCTCCAGCCACTAGAGAAAACACCAACATAGTGTTCGCACGGACTTTACAGCGGGTGTGTTCTTCACCTTCTATGTTCACATCAATCAAAGAAGCTCCATGTGCACATGAGCTCGATGAGCAAAGCCGTGCTGCACAATACGCACCATCAGTTACAAGGCAGGCTATTGTTAGTGTCATCCTATACATCTCAATAGGAGTCATTGTGTACATGACAAATGTTGAAGGCTTCAAGGGAAAATCCACGTTTAAGTTAGTGGATGGTCTTTACTTCACCATCATAAGCTTGTGCACCATTGGGTATGGTGACATAGTCCCTTGTACAACCTTCACAAAGGTGTTCACATGCTTGTTTCTACTAATAGGTGTTCGCTTTGTTGACATTATGTTGAACGGGCTGTTGACGAATGTGCTTGACAAGCAGAGAACAGTCCTACTTAGCACAATGGATGATAATAAGCTTAACAAGGTCTTTGACACCTACATGATTGATGCTGAAAATAAAAGGTCAAGAGGGAAGATGAAAGTAATACTTGCACTAGGCGTTGTTGCAGGATCTATCTCAGTTTGTACAATCATAGTACATGAGGTGGAAGGCCTAAATTGGATTGACAGCTTCTATTTATCAGTCATTTCTGTGACAACGGTTGGATATGGGGATTATGGCTTCTCAACAACAGCCGGAAGGCTATCTGCGACCGTTTGTTTGTTGGTGAGCACTTTGGCAGTTGGCAAAGCATTCTTGTTCCTAACAGATCTAAGGATGGAGAGAAGGAACCGAAAAACTACTAAATGGATCCTCCAGAAGAAAATGGACAATGAACCTCTTGCTGCAGACCTTGATCAGGATGCATCTGTAAG TAAATCAGACTTTCTGATCTACAAGCTGAAAGAGATGGGGAAGATCGATGAGAAAGACATGACAGTGATCTCGGACCAGTTTGATCAGCTAGGCCTTGCCAAATGTGGAAATGTTGCTCTTGCCGACATAATTGTAAATTTATGA